The following coding sequences lie in one Musa acuminata AAA Group cultivar baxijiao chromosome BXJ1-8, Cavendish_Baxijiao_AAA, whole genome shotgun sequence genomic window:
- the LOC135589016 gene encoding WEB family protein At3g51220-like, which produces MGSREEDGVIVGRVEIDTSAPFRSVKEAVMLFGERMLAGEVYASRLDEIRAPANSNEIERSRMGSIVAELEETRQNLEKANEERQEMLNRLSSLGEELEKTKMEIKRLKAGESEKRVRDIEIEDVKFVENAGEVEVAASLLGNHHQVVELQKKRYVTFADPPSLAPVLVNAEEQMLERQVSVDKESTPVTKKTTKKKPLLPLIAALFAKKKDHQDGAVRRGRGL; this is translated from the exons ATGGGGAGCAGAGAAGAAGATGGTGTTATTGTGGGGAGAGTCGAGATCGATACCAGTGCGCCGTTTCGGTCCGTGAAGGAGGCTGTCATGCTCTTCGGAGAAAGGATGTTAGCCGGCGAGGTCTACGCAAGCCGGCTTGACGAG ATTCGTGCTCCAGCAAACAGTAATGAGATCGAACGCTCACGCATGGGATCCATAGTTGCTGAGTTAGAAGAGACGAGACAGAATTTGGAGAAGGCCAACGAGGAAAGGCAGGAGATGCTAAATCGCCTCTCCTCCCTCGGGGAAGAGCTCGAGAAGACGAAGATGGAGATCAAACGGCTGAAAGCCGGGGAGAGCGAGAAGAGGGTTAGAGATATAGAGATCGAGGACGTTAAGTTCGTCGAAAACGCAGGCGAAGTCGAGGTGGCGGCATCGCTACTCGGCAACCATCATCAGGTGGTGGAGTTACAGAAGAAACGGTACGTCACATTTGCGGATCCTCCTTCCCTGGCTCCAGTGCTGGTGAATGCAGAGGAGCAGATGCTGGAAAGGCAAGTTTCGGTGGACAAGGAAAGCACCCCTGTGACGAAGAAGACGACGAAAAAGAAGCCATTGCTGCCTTTGATTGCAGCACTTTTCGCAAAGAAGAAGGATCATCAAGATGGTGCGGTCCGAAGAGGTCGTGGATTGTAA
- the LOC135587565 gene encoding uncharacterized protein LOC135587565 gives MALTSFVQAATPTSHHQHHHTDDRRERKRRKRKKKPSPPGSTRTLAPPSPSSSSSSSWEQFKSLLSCRSTAASQVHDPSSTAARLGRAACGSSICALRDVLHGNTRVVHRPDTDLSSSAGSVSVAQHETPPLAQAARSARHHPPVSSVGCGGYSRGGMQLPKLSGCYECRAVSIEPSSRRYPRPRTTLCACSECGEVFTKPDSLELHRVLRHAVSELEPEDSGRNIVEIIFKSSWQNKDRPICQIERILKVHNAPRTVARFEDYRAAVKSRALPHLSSTAGGDRHHHPSRCAADGNELLRFHCASLSCSLGARGSTSLCSNCSSTSSSASSSPGGAAACGVCTIIRHGFARAHGVRTTASSSLAHDRCPAASVEDSGGEQRAMLVCRVIAGRVRLPADDPVAADAYDSVAVGDGGESYGNLEELLVANPRAILPCFVVIYRALS, from the exons ATGGCTCTCACCTCCTTCGTTCAGGCTGCCACGCCAACCAGCCACCACCAACATCACCACACCGACGACCGACGtgagagaaagagaaggaagaggaagaagaagccgtctCCACCTGGCTCTACCAGGACGCTGGCTCCACCGTCCCCCTCCTCATCGTCATCGTcctcatgggagcagttcaagagCCTGCTGAGCTGCCGGAGCACCGCAGCGTCGCAAGTCCACGACCCGTCGTCTACCGCGGCGAGGCTCGGCCGCGCCGCCTGCGGGTCGTCCATCTGCGCGCTGCGCGACGTCTTGCACGGCAACACGAGGGTGGTCCACCGCCCCGACACCGACCTTTCCTCCAGCGCCGGCTCCGTCTCCGTCGCCCAGCATGAGACCCCGCCGCTCGCTCAGGCGGCCCGGTCAGCGCGCCACCACCCGCCGGTGTCATCCGTAGGTTGTGGCGGCTACTCCAGGGGCGGAATGCAGCTGCCGAAGCTGTCAGGGTGCTACGAATGCCGTGCAGTCTCCATCGAACCTTCTTCAAG GAGGTATCCGAGGCCAAGAACAACACTGTGTGCTTGTTCCGAGTGCGGGGAGGTGTTCACGAAGCCAGATAGCCTGGAATTACATCGAGTTCTACGCCATGCAG TGTCGGAGTTGGAGCCGGAGGATTCGGGACGCAACATTGTGGAGATAATCTTCAAGTCCAGCTGGCAAAACAAGGACCGTCCGATCTGCCAAATCGAGCGCATCCTCAAGGTCCACAACGCCCCCCGCACGGTTGCCCGCTTCGAGGACTACCGCGCCGCCGTCAAATCCCGCGCCCTCCCGCATCTTTCCTCCACCGCCGGCGGCGACCGCCACCACCATCCCTCCCGCTGCGCCGCAGACGGAAACGAGCTTCTCCGCTTCCACTGCGCCTCCCTCTCCTGCTCTCTCGGCGCCCGCGGCTCCACCTCGCTCTGCTCCAACTGCAGCTCCACCTCCAGCTCCGCCTCCTCCTCGCCCGGCGGAGCCGCTGCCTGCGGCGTCTGCACCATAATCCGCCACGGCTTCGCGCGCGCGCACGGCGTACGCACGACAGCCAGCAGCAGTCTCGCGCACGACCGTTGCCCGGCGGCCTCCGTGGAGGACAGCGGCGGAGAACAACGGGCGATGCTGGTGTGTCGGGTCATCGCGGGACGTGTCCGGCTGCCGGCCGACGATCCGGTGGCTGCGGACGCGTACGACTCGGTGGCGGTTGGGGACGGCGGAGAGTCGTACGGGAACCTAGAGGAGCTGCTCGTGGCCAATCCGAGGGCCATCCTGCCCTGCTTCGTCGTCATCTATCGAGCCCTCAGCTGA